ATGACCTAAAAACCCAATAATTTTAGGTCCCTCTAGCGTAAATGTGAGATTTTTTAAAGCTTTCTTATGTTTAAATGTTTTAACAACATTTTTTACGTCGATTTTCATATACTAACCCCTTTGTAACATATTTTGTAATTCTTCATTGGAAATACCTAATCTTGTGGCTTCTTTTTTTAATGGCTCTATATGCTGCTGAAAGAAATTTTCCTTGCGCTCCACCAGTAAAATTTCACGAGCATCTGTACTAACAAACATGCCAACACCTCGTTTTTTATAAATAACACCTTTATCCACTAATTCGTTCACGCCTTTCCCAGCTGTTGCAGGATTAATTTGATATTCCTTCGCAAATTCATTGGTGGATGGAACGCGATCCTCGGGCTGTAACTGTCCATCTAGAATGGCATCCTCAATTCGTTCACGGATTTGCTGGAAGATAGGCTTTTCATTGTTTAAAGAATGAATCACAATCCACCTCCTTTGTTAATTGGTTAATTACTCTTGTAACTAACCATACAATGCAAGGAATTTATTGTCAATGGTTTTGATGGGAAAATTTTAATGTGACAGAAGTTATGAAGAAAGTATGCATAGCATTATGTAGGGGATTTAAGTATTTGTAATTCATGCTGATACACTAAAATTCTTAGTAAGAAGAATTACTATAAAGCAAAAGTAGAGACATCTGACTTTTTTCACATTGTTTTTTATGGTGATCAATTCCCTATAAAATATAATTTTTAAAGTAAATTTGTAATTTTCGTTTAAGTAAATTGTTTGTTTAATACCCCTTATTTCTATAGCTCGAGTTCCATTTTTGCATATGTGTCAAGTTTTCATTGTGCATATATTGTAGAGAAGGGGGGAGGTGAGCTTCTATGAAAATTAACTGGAAGATTCGTCTTCAGCATAAGCCATTTTTATTGGCACTATTTTCATTGATTTTATTACTCGCACAGCAAGTTGCAGCTATTTTTGGCTATGATTTAACGAGTGCAATGAGTGAGCAGCTAACATCCATCTTAAATACTGTTTTATCAATTCTCGTATTAATGGGTGTTGTTATAGATCCAACTACAAGGGGTACGAAGGATAGTGAGCGTGCTTTAATGTATCGAAGACCTAGATAGCTATAGTATAAATATGATCTAAAAGTATAATTTTACACCTTTCTAAAAGGTGTTATAATGTAAAAAATGAAAAAGTAGGGAGGATGATGGGATGTCACTTGAAATGGAGCAAAGGATTGCCAAGCTTGAGAAGGAAATGATGGATTTGAGGCAGGAGTTAGATGTCTTAA
This genomic stretch from Lysinibacillus pakistanensis harbors:
- a CDS encoding phage holin, which codes for MKINWKIRLQHKPFLLALFSLILLLAQQVAAIFGYDLTSAMSEQLTSILNTVLSILVLMGVVIDPTTRGTKDSERALMYRRPR
- a CDS encoding GntR family transcriptional regulator — encoded protein: MIHSLNNEKPIFQQIRERIEDAILDGQLQPEDRVPSTNEFAKEYQINPATAGKGVNELVDKGVIYKKRGVGMFVSTDAREILLVERKENFFQQHIEPLKKEATRLGISNEELQNMLQRG